One genomic segment of Tripterygium wilfordii isolate XIE 37 chromosome 9, ASM1340144v1, whole genome shotgun sequence includes these proteins:
- the LOC120005939 gene encoding protein FAR-RED IMPAIRED RESPONSE 1-like, with amino-acid sequence MVSLDDIASEININQLDCVQTGTKTVGSNVPVIGMLFESVDDIFKFYKKYGQVNGFSVKRRSLTKDANGDYKYMIFSCGRSNKFVSRSKNPVNHRGYSKNECKARLVGRLSVDGKWKITLFEDVHNHDLSPSHSRFFSCNREINPSMKRQLEINDIAGIRPNKSFNSFVIGAGGHDNIQFLERDTRNLLARTRRLRLGEGDANAIHDYFLKMQANNQGFFSLIDWDDDGRLRNVFWADPRSRAAYHEFGDVVTFDTTYLTTKYDMPFAPFVGVNHRGHSILLGCGLISSEDTKTFVWLFRTWLACMGGVAPHGIITDQDRAMKNAIEIVFPNTKHRLCLWHIMKKVPEKFGSHGEYESIKRMLAEAVYDSHSIDEFENKWSMLIYLHNLDGNSWLENMYLEKEKWVPIYVKKYFWAGMSTTGRSESMNAFFDGYVNSKTTLKQFVEQYRNALQKKIEKECQADFDLSHKQLVCVTKYEMEMQMQKVVTQEKFLEF; translated from the exons ATGGTTTCACTTGATGATATTGCTAGTgagatcaatatcaatcaacttGATTGTGTTCAAACTGGTACAAAGACTGTTGGATCGAATGTGCCAGTTATAGGAATGCTGTTTGAATCGGTTGAtgatatatttaaattttacaagAAATATGGTCAAGTAAATGGGTTTTCAGTCAAGAGGAGGTCATTAACGAAGGATGCGAATGGTGATTacaaatatatgatattttcaTGCGGGAGGTCGAATAAATTTGTATCACGTTCGAAGAATCCAGTCAATCATCGTGGCTATAGTAAGAATGAGTGCAAGGCGAGGCTTGTTGGTAGACTTTCTGTTGATGGGAAATGgaagattacattgtttgaagatGTCCACAACCACGATCTAAGTCCTAGTCATTCTAGATTCTTCTCATGTAACAGAGAAATAAATCCGTCTATGAAAAGACAACTAGAGATTAATGATATTGCTGGAATTCGACCGAACAAGAGTTTCAATTCATTTGTCATTGGTGCCGGTGGTCATGATAATATTCAATTTCTGGAGAGAGATACTAGAAACCTTCTTGCTAGGACTAGGCGTTTGCGCCTTGGCGAAGGGGATGCTAATGCCATACATGATTACTTTCTTAAAATGCAAGCTAATAATCAGGGGTTTTTTTCATTGATAGATTGGGATGATGATGGGCGTTTAAGGAACGTTTTTTGGGCAGATCCGCGTAGCAGGGCAGCTTATCATGAATTTGGTGATGTCGTTACGTTCGATACGACATACCTAACTACCAAGTATGACATGCCATTTGCCCCCTTTGTTGGTGTCAATCACCGTGGGCATTCAATACTTCTTGGTTGTGGTTTGATTTCTAGTGAGGACACTAAAACCTTCGTTTGGTTATTTAGGACATGGTTAGCGTGCATGGGTGGTGTTGCTCCTCATGGTATAATCACTGACCAGGATAGGGCAATGAAGAATGCGATTGAAATTGTCTTCCCAAACACAAAGCATAGATTGTGTTTATGGCATATCATGAAGAAGGTGCCTGAGAAATTTGGTTCACATGGAGAATATGAATCCATCAAGCGAATGTTGGCCGAAGCTGTTTATGACTCCCATAGTATCGATGAATTTGAAA ATAAATGGAGTATGCTTATTTATCTGCATAATCTGGATGGTAATTCTTGGCTGGAGAATATGTACTTGGAGAAAGAAAAGTGGGTTCCTATCTacgtcaaaaaatatttttgggcgGGAATGTCAACAACTGGTCGAAGCGAGAGCATGAATGCTTTCTTTGACGGTTATGTGAACTCAAAGACAACGTTGAAACAATTTGTCGAGCAATATCGTAATGCTTTGCAGAAGAAAATTGAGAAGGAATGTCAGGCGGATTTTGACTTATCCCACAAGCAGTTAGTGTGTGTTACAAAATACGAAATGGAAATGCAAATGCAAAAAGTGGTGACTCAAGAGAAGTTTTTAGAGTTTTAG